In one window of Lewinella sp. 4G2 DNA:
- a CDS encoding sulfotransferase family 2 domain-containing protein, translating to MIVSHAHRTCFFAVPRTASKAISKAMIEHLDGEEIKPMHLSYAEFMKAANRSVRNYFTFATVRNPMDSVVSAYFKKKSDHNGRFSRGTFKSGRPIAPRAMAEYRFIVENDADFATYFAEFHRGEYQVPRHQETLAKVDHVLRYETLTEDYNQLCNQRGWPAHNIPVFNRTEGKEKDFLSYYTPAIRGQAKAYFGRIFTEWGYSFPANW from the coding sequence ATGATCGTCAGCCACGCCCACCGGACCTGCTTCTTCGCCGTGCCTCGGACGGCCAGCAAAGCCATCTCCAAAGCAATGATCGAACACCTTGATGGGGAGGAGATCAAACCGATGCACTTGAGCTACGCGGAATTCATGAAAGCTGCCAATCGCTCCGTGCGTAACTATTTCACCTTCGCTACCGTCCGCAACCCCATGGATTCCGTGGTGAGCGCTTATTTCAAAAAGAAATCGGACCATAACGGACGGTTCAGCCGCGGCACCTTTAAAAGTGGCCGGCCAATCGCACCACGTGCGATGGCGGAGTACCGGTTCATCGTAGAGAATGACGCTGACTTTGCAACCTACTTCGCTGAATTTCACCGGGGTGAGTACCAGGTGCCGCGTCACCAAGAAACCCTAGCAAAAGTTGATCACGTCCTACGCTACGAGACACTGACGGAAGATTACAACCAGCTCTGTAATCAACGCGGATGGCCGGCGCACAACATTCCGGTCTTTAACCGAACGGAGGGGAAAGAGAAGGACTTTTTGAGCTACTATACGCCGGCTATTCGAGGGCAGGCGAAGGCTTATTTTGGGCGGATTTTTACTGAGTGGGGGTATAGTTTCCCCGCGAATTGGTGA
- a CDS encoding ABC transporter ATP-binding protein: MTDQPTLLKVEGLSKRFTKEVRRSMLYGMSDLGRQIIGLKTDRGQLRKGEFFGLHKIDLELRTGEILAVVGVNGSGKTTLMRMISGIYEPDTGVVRGRPDLDITAIFALSAGMQAMFSGRENVYIKGAMYGMTKEQIDAKISFIESFSELGDRIDRPFGNYSSGMKARLSYSIAMATDPDVFIIDESLAVGDSAFKAKCLDNLRSFVEQPGKAVIFVSNQIGKVLKVADRLIVMEKGRIIHRTEDVPAGLDFYIRNCYSDLDPQKQAAKIEKIRNYEL; encoded by the coding sequence ATGACTGACCAACCGACATTGCTGAAGGTAGAAGGGTTGAGCAAACGCTTCACCAAGGAAGTGCGCCGGAGCATGCTCTACGGGATGTCTGACCTGGGGCGGCAGATCATTGGGTTGAAGACTGACCGTGGCCAATTGCGGAAAGGAGAATTTTTCGGCCTTCACAAGATCGACCTGGAACTGCGCACGGGAGAGATCCTGGCCGTAGTTGGGGTAAATGGCTCCGGAAAGACAACACTGATGCGGATGATCTCCGGCATCTACGAACCGGATACCGGCGTCGTCCGGGGACGCCCCGATCTGGACATCACGGCCATATTTGCCCTCAGCGCGGGGATGCAGGCGATGTTCAGCGGCCGCGAAAACGTGTACATCAAGGGCGCCATGTACGGAATGACCAAAGAACAGATCGACGCTAAGATCTCTTTCATTGAGTCCTTCTCGGAATTGGGCGACCGCATCGACCGACCCTTTGGCAACTACTCCTCCGGAATGAAGGCCCGCCTCTCCTACTCCATTGCGATGGCAACGGATCCGGACGTCTTCATTATTGATGAGTCCCTTGCCGTCGGCGATTCCGCATTCAAAGCAAAGTGCCTGGATAACCTCCGGAGTTTCGTGGAGCAACCGGGCAAAGCCGTCATTTTCGTATCCAATCAGATCGGGAAGGTGCTGAAGGTAGCCGACCGCCTGATCGTAATGGAAAAGGGCCGCATCATCCACCGGACGGAGGACGTACCCGCCGGGCTGGATTTCTACATCCGTAACTGCTACAGTGATTTGGACCCGCAGAAGCAGGCCGCCAAGATTGAGAAGATCCGCAACTACGAGCTATGA
- a CDS encoding ABC transporter permease → MSHPSSKSDHAILHAAVGRIDRKRDGVSDYRYLVRQLVRIDLVTEYRRSFLGLTWLILMPLVSVVIWILLNRAGVLEPGQMDIPYPAYVLLSTSIWGFFSELYKACAKILESNGRLLLMTPFPPQTFVVSALIVHLIRFAIPFGLNIIVLLLFGVKFTWAALLFPFALIPLLLLAAAIGLIASLLKIVAMDLSKLADEGIRLLMFLSPVVYSPKLEVGGLSFIIDINPLTYLISFPRELLTSGTFYRPGLFAICALASLLFFLFALRFFRLAEPRVRERLIAN, encoded by the coding sequence TTGTCCCACCCATCCTCCAAGTCCGACCACGCCATCCTTCACGCTGCCGTGGGCCGGATTGATCGTAAACGGGATGGCGTAAGCGACTACCGCTACTTAGTGCGCCAGCTGGTACGGATCGATCTGGTCACAGAATATCGCCGTTCCTTTCTAGGCTTGACCTGGCTCATCCTGATGCCCCTGGTCTCCGTGGTGATCTGGATCCTACTCAATCGCGCCGGCGTGCTGGAGCCCGGGCAGATGGACATCCCCTACCCCGCCTACGTCCTACTGAGTACTTCTATCTGGGGCTTCTTTTCTGAACTCTACAAGGCCTGCGCCAAAATTCTGGAATCGAATGGCCGGCTGTTGTTGATGACGCCCTTTCCACCGCAGACCTTTGTGGTTTCCGCGCTGATCGTCCACCTGATTCGGTTCGCTATTCCTTTTGGGCTCAACATCATAGTGTTGCTCCTCTTCGGGGTGAAGTTCACCTGGGCGGCCTTGCTATTTCCTTTTGCTCTAATCCCCCTGCTGTTACTTGCCGCAGCTATTGGCTTGATTGCCTCCCTCCTTAAGATCGTGGCGATGGACCTTAGCAAGCTGGCCGATGAGGGCATTCGATTACTGATGTTCCTTTCCCCGGTCGTTTATTCACCGAAGCTGGAAGTGGGGGGGCTCTCCTTCATCATTGACATAAATCCGCTTACTTACTTGATCAGCTTCCCCCGGGAGCTACTCACCTCGGGCACCTTTTACCGGCCGGGCTTATTTGCCATCTGCGCGCTAGCTTCCCTGTTATTCTTCCTGTTCGCCCTCCGCTTCTTCCGCCTCGCGGAACCCCGCGTCCGGGAAAGACTAATCGCCAACTGA
- a CDS encoding glycosyltransferase family 4 protein, with protein MKLLFVLEHYHPYIGGAETLFTTLCESLAQNGHEIRVITTRYRPDLPAEEALNGVIVERINCRNRFLFSALALPAVIKWAGWADLVHTTTYNAAFPAWVGAKFRGTKTVITFHEYWGALWNKLPFLSSTAAWVYRAYERFILALPFDNYVAVSNFTALALVRGGVASDRVRRIYNGLDYTRYEGSELQAPDLFTYTYFGRLGVSKGLDLIIPAAAEFRKTYPKSKLRLIIPKGPAGMYRNILAMIDHEGIGEYVELLHELPEAELRSAVNTSSCVLITSYSEGFCFVAAETAAAGIPIISSGRGALVETVSGPHLTMQEMSVPALVQCLTRAYRSEWDETPLKRFPLRESIDQYLEFYAEITA; from the coding sequence ATGAAGCTCCTCTTTGTCCTCGAGCACTACCATCCCTACATTGGCGGCGCCGAAACGCTCTTCACTACGCTCTGCGAATCACTTGCTCAAAATGGCCACGAAATCCGCGTTATCACCACCCGCTACCGGCCGGATCTCCCCGCTGAAGAAGCACTGAACGGAGTTATCGTCGAGCGCATCAACTGCCGCAACCGATTCCTTTTTTCCGCACTGGCGCTGCCCGCCGTAATCAAATGGGCCGGTTGGGCGGACCTCGTGCACACCACCACCTACAACGCTGCTTTCCCCGCCTGGGTGGGCGCCAAATTTCGGGGCACGAAGACCGTCATCACCTTTCACGAGTACTGGGGCGCGCTCTGGAACAAGTTACCCTTTCTGTCTTCCACTGCGGCCTGGGTCTACCGCGCTTACGAGCGCTTTATCCTCGCCCTACCCTTCGATAACTACGTAGCCGTTTCCAATTTTACGGCGCTGGCGCTGGTGCGGGGTGGAGTGGCAAGTGACCGCGTAAGACGGATCTACAACGGCCTGGACTACACGCGGTACGAAGGGAGTGAGCTTCAAGCTCCGGACCTATTCACCTACACCTATTTCGGAAGGCTGGGCGTCAGTAAAGGACTGGACCTGATCATTCCCGCCGCCGCTGAGTTCCGCAAAACGTATCCTAAATCGAAGTTGCGACTGATCATCCCGAAAGGACCGGCAGGGATGTACCGTAACATCCTCGCGATGATTGACCACGAGGGTATTGGTGAATACGTGGAGTTGCTCCACGAATTACCGGAGGCCGAATTACGGTCGGCGGTCAACACTTCCTCCTGCGTCCTGATCACCTCTTACAGCGAAGGCTTTTGCTTCGTCGCCGCAGAGACGGCAGCGGCGGGGATTCCCATCATTTCTTCCGGGCGAGGAGCACTGGTGGAAACCGTAAGCGGTCCGCACCTGACAATGCAGGAGATGAGCGTACCGGCACTGGTACAATGTTTGACTAGAGCGTACCGGAGCGAATGGGATGAGACCCCACTAAAACGCTTCCCATTGCGGGAGTCGATTGACCAGTACTTGGAATTTTACGCGGAGATCACTGCCTGA
- a CDS encoding DUF2304 domain-containing protein produces the protein MELRVFQIIVPLLTLLFMAVIVVRYGKGRVSLGEMILTIGFWLGVAAIAIWPDRISKFVGRLFGIKDNVNAIIFLSIGVLLYLIFRLYNEMRLNRRQVTELARKIALLEAEKEGE, from the coding sequence ATGGAATTACGTGTCTTTCAAATCATCGTCCCGCTGCTCACGCTGCTGTTCATGGCCGTGATCGTCGTCCGTTACGGAAAGGGGCGGGTGAGTTTGGGGGAGATGATCCTCACCATCGGCTTTTGGTTGGGCGTAGCGGCCATCGCCATCTGGCCCGACCGGATCAGTAAGTTCGTCGGCCGGCTCTTTGGCATTAAGGATAACGTTAACGCCATCATCTTTTTGAGCATTGGCGTCCTGCTTTACCTCATTTTCCGGCTTTACAATGAGATGCGGCTCAACCGCCGGCAGGTCACGGAATTAGCCCGCAAGATTGCCCTGCTGGAAGCGGAAAAGGAGGGAGAATGA
- a CDS encoding glycosyltransferase family 2 protein, whose amino-acid sequence MIHPSDLYVCLPAYNEASVLGEVIRNLLDAGYPNVAVVDDGSSDGTAEVARMAGAYTISHPINRGAGAAVQTAIELARLRGWKYILFMDADGQHVISDVARLCEKMSETDCDLVIGSRFLDPSPGIPRSRRIFNAIGNQMTNLFCKQNYTDTQSGLRLLNHRAIRQLELRIDGFGFCSEMIHQAEASGLDLRETPISVLYTDYSQSKGQDLPMGFTTAIHFLWNLFFRA is encoded by the coding sequence ATGATTCACCCGAGCGACCTATACGTCTGTTTGCCAGCCTACAACGAAGCCAGCGTTTTGGGTGAAGTGATCCGTAACCTGCTGGACGCCGGGTACCCCAACGTGGCCGTCGTCGACGATGGGAGTAGTGACGGCACCGCGGAAGTAGCCCGCATGGCCGGGGCCTACACCATCAGCCACCCCATCAACCGGGGGGCGGGGGCGGCCGTGCAGACGGCGATCGAATTGGCCAGGTTACGCGGCTGGAAGTACATCCTTTTCATGGACGCCGACGGGCAACACGTCATCAGCGACGTGGCTCGTCTTTGCGAGAAGATGTCCGAAACGGATTGCGACCTGGTCATTGGTAGCCGCTTCCTGGATCCATCGCCCGGCATCCCGCGTTCGCGCCGCATTTTTAATGCCATCGGAAACCAGATGACTAATCTGTTCTGCAAGCAAAACTACACGGATACCCAGTCTGGTCTACGACTACTGAACCACCGTGCGATTCGGCAACTGGAATTGCGTATTGACGGCTTCGGGTTTTGCAGCGAGATGATCCACCAGGCAGAAGCGAGTGGGCTGGATTTGCGGGAAACTCCGATCTCGGTCCTGTACACGGATTACTCGCAGAGCAAGGGGCAGGACCTGCCGATGGGCTTTACGACGGCCATCCACTTTCTGTGGAACCTCTTTTTCCGGGCCTGA
- a CDS encoding xylulokinase: protein MYTIGYDLGSSSIKAALVEAATGKVLARVTAPDTEMGMDAPQPGWAEQNPEDWYKYVGEATRKVLEVSGAKAEDVKAVGIGYQMHGLVLVDDKHAVIRPSIIWCDGRAVATGDQAFQGIGEEKCLSHHLNSPGNFTASKLKWVAENEPENYARIKYAMLPGDYVALRMTGEATTTVTGLSEGVLWDFAENTPANLVLREMNLNASLLPKRVPAVGQQGVLTAEAAAELGLAVGTVVGYRAGDQPNNALSLNVLAPGEVAATGGTSGVVYGVSDQLAFDPDQRVNSFAHVNHIGDTPRIGILLCINGSGILHRWVKNLLGGETLSYGEMEAMAASVPQGSDGLHFLPFGNGPERMLNNKNIGAHLLGLDLNRHDRNHVVRAGLEGIAFSFVYGMKIMESLGVDLSTIRVGNDNLFQSKVFATTIATLTGATIEVHNTTGAVGAALAAGAAVGLADSLETAVGKQEVLERITPGAGKEALTEAYEVWAASLAEKLA, encoded by the coding sequence ATGTACACGATCGGCTACGACCTCGGTTCTTCCTCTATCAAAGCGGCGCTCGTCGAAGCGGCCACCGGCAAAGTCCTGGCGCGCGTTACCGCTCCGGATACCGAAATGGGAATGGACGCTCCCCAACCCGGTTGGGCGGAGCAGAACCCTGAGGACTGGTATAAGTACGTCGGTGAAGCCACCCGAAAGGTCCTGGAAGTCTCCGGTGCTAAGGCCGAGGACGTCAAAGCCGTCGGCATCGGCTACCAAATGCACGGCCTCGTCCTGGTTGATGATAAGCACGCCGTGATCCGCCCCAGCATCATCTGGTGTGACGGCCGGGCAGTAGCCACCGGCGACCAGGCATTTCAGGGAATTGGGGAGGAAAAATGCCTCAGCCACCACCTCAACAGCCCGGGCAACTTCACCGCCAGCAAGCTCAAATGGGTGGCCGAGAACGAACCCGAGAACTACGCCCGCATCAAGTACGCCATGCTTCCGGGCGATTACGTTGCCCTCCGCATGACGGGCGAGGCGACCACTACCGTTACCGGATTGAGCGAAGGTGTCCTGTGGGATTTCGCCGAAAACACGCCCGCCAATCTCGTCCTGCGGGAAATGAACCTGAACGCTAGTTTGCTGCCAAAGCGCGTCCCAGCCGTCGGCCAACAGGGCGTCCTCACCGCTGAAGCTGCCGCTGAACTCGGGCTCGCGGTCGGTACCGTCGTCGGTTACCGGGCTGGCGACCAACCCAATAATGCCCTTTCCCTCAATGTCCTCGCGCCAGGAGAAGTCGCCGCTACGGGCGGCACTTCCGGCGTAGTCTATGGCGTGAGTGATCAACTGGCCTTCGACCCCGACCAGCGAGTCAACTCCTTCGCCCACGTTAACCACATCGGCGATACGCCGCGGATCGGCATTCTGCTCTGTATCAACGGCAGCGGAATCCTTCACCGTTGGGTGAAGAACCTACTGGGTGGTGAAACCCTATCCTACGGCGAAATGGAAGCCATGGCCGCCAGCGTTCCTCAGGGATCCGACGGCCTGCACTTCCTACCCTTCGGCAACGGACCGGAGCGAATGCTCAACAACAAGAATATCGGCGCCCACCTACTGGGGCTCGACCTCAACCGCCACGACCGCAACCACGTCGTCCGGGCCGGATTGGAGGGCATCGCCTTCTCCTTCGTCTACGGGATGAAGATCATGGAAAGCCTTGGTGTTGACCTTAGTACCATCCGGGTGGGGAACGATAATCTCTTCCAGAGCAAGGTTTTTGCAACAACGATCGCCACGCTCACCGGGGCGACCATCGAGGTACACAATACAACCGGAGCCGTTGGGGCCGCCCTCGCCGCCGGTGCGGCCGTAGGTCTGGCCGATTCCCTTGAGACGGCCGTAGGGAAACAAGAAGTATTAGAGCGCATCACGCCCGGTGCGGGTAAAGAAGCACTGACGGAAGCCTACGAAGTTTGGGCGGCCAGTCTCGCCGAGAAGCTGGCCTAG
- the argB gene encoding acetylglutamate kinase codes for MNLTILKIGGNVLNDEPILHRALDYFASLQEPAILVHGGGRKASEVIAEMGREPKMVGGRRITDAPTLEIVTMVYAGLINKNVVAQLQARGTNAIGLSGADGNIIKASKRPVGEIDYGFAGDVQGASADLLEGLLKLDLRPVVCPITHDQKGQLLNTNADTIANEVAKAMAAAGHTVSLRYCFELPGVLRDINDKTSVISPIDQATYAQLKADGVIAGGMIPKLDNAFDAINRGVAEVVISDLPGLEGRGGTKLVG; via the coding sequence ATGAATCTGACTATTCTTAAAATTGGCGGCAACGTCCTCAACGACGAACCGATATTGCACCGAGCGTTGGACTACTTTGCGAGCCTGCAAGAACCGGCGATCCTCGTGCACGGCGGCGGCCGGAAAGCGAGCGAAGTGATTGCCGAAATGGGCCGCGAACCAAAGATGGTTGGTGGTAGAAGAATTACGGATGCCCCCACCCTGGAGATCGTAACGATGGTCTACGCGGGGCTGATCAATAAGAACGTAGTGGCCCAATTACAGGCACGGGGTACTAACGCCATTGGCCTGAGTGGTGCCGATGGCAACATTATTAAGGCGAGCAAACGGCCAGTCGGAGAGATCGACTACGGCTTCGCGGGTGACGTGCAAGGAGCGAGTGCCGACCTTTTGGAAGGTCTTTTGAAACTTGATCTCCGCCCCGTGGTATGCCCCATCACCCACGACCAGAAGGGTCAACTTTTAAATACGAATGCCGACACCATTGCCAACGAAGTAGCGAAAGCCATGGCGGCCGCTGGCCACACCGTTTCCCTTCGCTACTGCTTCGAATTACCCGGAGTACTGCGGGACATCAATGACAAAACCTCCGTCATCTCCCCCATTGACCAGGCCACCTACGCGCAACTGAAGGCCGACGGCGTGATCGCCGGGGGAATGATCCCCAAACTCGACAACGCATTTGATGCGATTAATCGCGGAGTAGCGGAAGTGGTGATCTCGGATCTACCGGGACTGGAAGGCCGGGGTGGAACCAAACTGGTGGGCTGA
- a CDS encoding NUDIX hydrolase → MKFCPNCGSDRLEKRIPAGDNRPRLVCLNCKTIHYSNPKVVAGCLPVWEDKVLLCRRAIEPCYGLWNIPSGYLENGETVEMGAEREVHEEAAAKVRITYLISMYSLPKINQIYLQFVGELINGAYGVGEESLESKLFTEAEIPWEEMAFTSSTFALRRYFEDRKAGLQRLHRGEYPML, encoded by the coding sequence ATGAAATTTTGCCCCAATTGCGGTTCCGATAGACTTGAAAAGCGTATTCCCGCCGGCGATAACCGGCCCCGGCTGGTGTGCCTCAATTGCAAAACCATCCACTACAGCAACCCCAAGGTCGTGGCGGGGTGCCTTCCGGTTTGGGAGGATAAGGTGCTACTCTGCCGCCGGGCCATCGAACCCTGCTATGGATTGTGGAACATCCCCAGCGGCTACCTGGAAAACGGAGAGACAGTAGAAATGGGCGCGGAAAGGGAAGTCCACGAAGAGGCGGCCGCCAAGGTCAGGATCACCTATCTCATCTCCATGTACAGCCTCCCCAAGATCAATCAGATCTACCTGCAATTCGTCGGTGAGCTCATCAACGGAGCATACGGGGTAGGGGAGGAATCCCTGGAATCCAAGCTATTCACCGAAGCGGAAATTCCGTGGGAAGAGATGGCCTTTACCTCCTCCACCTTTGCGCTTCGACGGTACTTCGAGGATCGTAAGGCCGGCCTGCAACGGCTGCATAGAGGTGAATATCCCATGCTGTAG
- a CDS encoding VWA-like domain-containing protein, with the protein MPSAKETTTAERVRFARAYAAQKLPWFAPALFRCRIIVTESVSVASIDLHYNVYWNPDVVEDIWANNTELHSLTELGFLWIHEISHRLRQHAERREQLQASREVDARAWNIAADFEINDNPWPGLNMPAAYPGMLPRQHGFEDGRLAEEYLTFMEQSGRDWTFLPDEGSGVHGEHREWETGDRQDLSTLDEELIRRKVADEMKKAGPQAIPPSWRNWGENVLSSKTNWRRSLSHRMSIALQRGIGSRIDYSFERPSRRQAVYHPILTPSLRGDRTARIVIVVDTSGSMGATQLERSLAEVAGVIRTFRYPVTIIPCDDRTFEPVRVLAEREAYGIASLPGGGQTDMRAGIAQAEKLRPRADVILVLTDGFTPYPEERSVIPVVFGLLVKEESQAAEIPKPPMPPFTPETVLIIKD; encoded by the coding sequence ATGCCCTCGGCTAAAGAAACCACCACGGCGGAAAGGGTGCGCTTCGCGCGGGCTTACGCGGCTCAGAAACTCCCGTGGTTCGCCCCGGCTCTCTTCCGCTGCCGGATTATCGTAACGGAAAGCGTAAGCGTCGCCTCCATCGACCTCCACTATAACGTGTACTGGAACCCGGACGTAGTGGAGGACATCTGGGCCAACAACACCGAACTCCACTCCCTAACGGAACTCGGCTTCTTGTGGATCCACGAGATCAGCCACCGGCTGCGCCAACACGCGGAACGGCGGGAACAATTGCAGGCTTCCCGCGAAGTGGACGCCCGTGCCTGGAACATCGCCGCTGACTTCGAGATCAACGATAACCCCTGGCCCGGACTCAACATGCCGGCCGCCTACCCCGGGATGCTGCCCCGGCAACACGGTTTCGAAGACGGCCGCCTCGCCGAAGAGTACCTGACTTTCATGGAACAATCCGGCCGTGATTGGACCTTCCTTCCGGACGAAGGCAGCGGCGTCCACGGCGAACACCGCGAGTGGGAAACCGGCGACCGGCAGGATCTCTCCACCCTCGACGAGGAACTCATCCGCCGCAAAGTCGCCGACGAGATGAAGAAGGCCGGGCCCCAGGCCATCCCACCTTCCTGGAGAAATTGGGGTGAGAACGTACTCTCCAGTAAAACCAACTGGCGCCGCTCCCTCTCCCACCGAATGAGCATCGCCCTGCAACGCGGTATCGGCAGCAGGATCGACTACAGCTTTGAGCGTCCAAGCCGGCGACAGGCCGTCTACCACCCCATCCTCACCCCGAGCTTACGGGGTGACCGGACGGCGCGCATCGTCATCGTAGTGGACACCAGTGGTTCTATGGGGGCAACCCAACTCGAACGGTCCCTGGCGGAAGTGGCGGGCGTGATCCGGACCTTCCGCTACCCCGTCACCATCATACCCTGCGACGACCGGACCTTTGAGCCGGTACGGGTGCTGGCAGAAAGGGAAGCTTATGGCATCGCCTCTCTCCCCGGTGGTGGGCAAACGGACATGCGGGCCGGCATTGCTCAGGCGGAGAAACTTCGCCCTAGGGCGGACGTGATCCTGGTGCTCACGGATGGGTTCACGCCTTACCCCGAAGAGCGGTCGGTGATCCCGGTTGTCTTCGGCCTACTCGTCAAAGAGGAAAGCCAGGCAGCGGAGATTCCTAAACCACCGATGCCACCGTTTACGCCGGAAACCGTACTGATCATCAAGGATTAG
- a CDS encoding AAA family ATPase: MAFVTENYPTHNLPQGAAALLIALATPTQNGLTGIPVLLWGRPGVGKSSFIEALATDDFPVTTLIASIHDPTDFSGLPVLEDGKVRYAIPRWVDDFTETQQGILFLDELSTAPPSVQSALLRVVFERRVGFHELPGGVRIVAAANPPDLMVGGWELSPPLRNRFLHLTWDIDSDLYVNALLAGWERGQLRQIDSAKHSEELAMVKARVAAFLRIQPEYLHASPEDNPYGFASPRSWDFVAALFASATCLGYDLQDTQSNQVYLELATGCLGEGIAIALLEYLQNLRLPAPAELLSGETTVDVTDLNDGELYVLFASLNPYLKQAVGTDHLLPYSKVYLDLMAATFDDGRRDIAFVPLRDLARSGWLPEVFASVQRNDSGAAAGAGEGITERIERFFADEGLQQFVDALG; the protein is encoded by the coding sequence ATGGCTTTCGTGACTGAAAACTACCCCACCCACAATTTGCCTCAGGGCGCCGCGGCGCTTTTGATTGCGTTAGCGACACCAACACAAAATGGCCTCACGGGGATCCCCGTCCTACTCTGGGGCCGGCCTGGCGTCGGTAAGTCCAGTTTTATTGAAGCATTGGCAACGGACGACTTCCCCGTAACTACCCTCATTGCCTCCATTCACGACCCAACTGATTTCAGTGGCCTGCCCGTACTGGAAGATGGTAAGGTGCGGTACGCTATCCCGCGGTGGGTAGATGATTTTACCGAGACTCAGCAGGGTATTTTGTTTCTGGATGAGCTGAGCACGGCTCCCCCGTCCGTACAGTCTGCTCTCCTGCGGGTAGTCTTCGAACGCCGCGTGGGCTTCCACGAATTGCCCGGTGGGGTGCGCATCGTAGCAGCTGCTAACCCACCCGATCTAATGGTAGGCGGCTGGGAGCTCTCCCCTCCCCTGCGCAATCGCTTTCTCCACCTTACCTGGGATATTGATAGCGATCTCTACGTCAATGCGCTGCTGGCGGGTTGGGAGCGCGGACAGTTACGCCAAATAGACTCCGCCAAGCATAGTGAGGAGTTAGCCATGGTCAAAGCCAGAGTAGCTGCCTTCCTCCGTATCCAGCCCGAGTACTTGCACGCCAGCCCGGAAGACAATCCGTACGGTTTCGCCAGCCCCCGGAGTTGGGATTTCGTTGCCGCCCTTTTCGCCAGTGCTACTTGTCTTGGCTACGATCTACAGGATACCCAAAGTAATCAGGTCTACCTGGAACTTGCTACGGGTTGCCTTGGCGAAGGCATCGCGATTGCGCTTCTGGAGTACCTGCAAAACCTCCGTTTGCCGGCCCCGGCTGAGCTACTATCCGGTGAAACTACCGTGGACGTAACGGACCTAAACGACGGTGAACTATACGTGCTCTTCGCCAGCCTCAATCCCTACCTCAAACAGGCCGTGGGTACCGATCATCTCCTTCCCTATTCCAAGGTATACCTCGACCTCATGGCCGCCACTTTTGATGACGGCCGCCGCGATATTGCTTTCGTCCCCCTGCGCGATCTGGCGCGCTCCGGCTGGTTGCCCGAGGTTTTTGCCAGCGTTCAGCGAAATGATTCGGGCGCTGCCGCGGGTGCCGGGGAAGGAATAACGGAAAGGATCGAGCGCTTTTTTGCGGACGAAGGCCTACAACAATTCGTAGATGCCCTCGGCTAA
- a CDS encoding GlsB/YeaQ/YmgE family stress response membrane protein, with protein MGIFAWIILGLIAGAIAKMIHPGPDPGGWIASLIIGIVGAVVGGWVFNLVGMGGATGINLWSIIVAVVGAIICLAIYRRVA; from the coding sequence ATGGGCATCTTCGCTTGGATTATTCTCGGCCTCATCGCCGGCGCAATTGCAAAAATGATTCACCCCGGTCCCGATCCCGGTGGTTGGATCGCTTCCCTCATCATCGGCATCGTCGGTGCCGTAGTCGGCGGTTGGGTTTTTAACCTCGTCGGAATGGGCGGCGCAACGGGCATCAACCTGTGGTCCATCATCGTCGCCGTAGTGGGTGCCATCATCTGTTTGGCCATCTACCGTCGGGTAGCCTAA